From the Mycoplasmatota bacterium genome, one window contains:
- a CDS encoding DUF5071 domain-containing protein: MLNENINKLLLQLSWNNPKEIQEKAVNELVEMEDLDLTLLLLPLEPFGKCCWENAAKVLYRKEYPKVKDIIPQLFEWLQFMNWPGAYIIVELLKTIPKHILMLSIESTVKVAISEEDEDWLLSLNELINEMKINPSEFESNEVVCILSETK; the protein is encoded by the coding sequence TTGTTAAATGAAAATATTAATAAATTATTATTACAGCTTAGCTGGAATAATCCAAAGGAAATACAAGAAAAAGCAGTTAATGAATTAGTAGAAATGGAGGATTTAGATCTTACATTATTATTGCTTCCTTTAGAACCATTCGGTAAATGTTGCTGGGAGAATGCTGCTAAAGTGCTATACAGAAAAGAGTATCCTAAGGTCAAGGATATAATTCCACAACTATTTGAATGGTTACAATTCATGAATTGGCCTGGTGCATATATTATAGTTGAATTATTAAAAACTATACCAAAACATATCTTAATGCTTTCTATTGAATCAACAGTAAAAGTTGCTATAAGTGAGGAAGACGAAGATTGGTTATTAAGTTTGAATGAATTAATTAATGAAATGAAAATAAATCCATCAGAATTTGAATCAAATGAAGTTGTTTGTATATTAAGTGAGACTAAATAA
- a CDS encoding helix-turn-helix transcriptional regulator: protein MEFKIGEVIRNLRKEKKLTQEKLAEYLGVSFQTISKWENGIVYPDITNLPSIANFFNISIDKLFYQDKSENEIVIDKIYDECCWSNKESAELILRETLQKYPGNFKLMQALLSVLYKRGNVNNSDEIINLGNRILDDCTDDKLRWFTMQDMIFLYKKLDRKDKAIELIDKFPSMTNEDLLFHVCSNNKKDFYAEALKERTVLRLNSIYSYYYKKYKDTNYEESFIHIDSFLNMYKLLYPNQTVHLDLVIVFLLRKAELKIKIADYSGSVKCIMSAYNLVNKAKLETIEKERLENIIKSNLIKSNFDEVKSNKEILLMLNKIRFK from the coding sequence ATGGAATTTAAGATTGGAGAAGTTATAAGAAATTTAAGAAAAGAAAAAAAATTAACTCAAGAAAAGTTGGCTGAATATTTAGGTGTTTCATTTCAAACAATTTCTAAATGGGAAAACGGAATAGTTTATCCTGATATAACAAATTTACCTTCTATAGCGAATTTCTTTAATATATCAATTGATAAGTTGTTTTATCAAGATAAATCAGAGAATGAAATAGTTATAGATAAAATATATGATGAATGTTGTTGGAGTAATAAAGAAAGTGCAGAATTAATTTTAAGAGAAACACTCCAAAAGTATCCAGGGAATTTTAAATTAATGCAGGCATTATTAAGTGTATTATATAAAAGAGGAAATGTTAACAATTCAGATGAAATTATTAATTTAGGAAATAGGATTCTAGATGACTGTACAGATGATAAATTAAGATGGTTTACAATGCAAGATATGATATTTCTATATAAGAAACTAGATAGGAAGGATAAGGCAATTGAATTAATAGATAAATTTCCATCCATGACTAATGAAGACTTATTATTTCATGTGTGTTCTAATAATAAAAAGGATTTTTACGCTGAAGCATTGAAAGAAAGAACTGTTTTACGATTAAATTCTATATATTCTTATTATTATAAGAAATATAAGGATACCAATTATGAAGAATCATTTATACATATAGACTCATTTTTGAATATGTATAAATTGCTGTATCCTAATCAAACTGTTCATTTAGATTTAGTTATCGTTTTTTTATTACGAAAGGCTGAATTAAAGATAAAAATAGCAGATTATTCAGGATCAGTTAAATGTATTATGTCAGCTTATAATTTAGTAAATAAAGCAAAATTAGAAACCATAGAAAAAGAACGATTAGAAAATATTATTAAATCAAATTTGATTAAATCTAATTTTGATGAAGTTAAAAGTAATAAAGAAATTTTGCTAATGCTCAATAAAATACGTTTTAAATAG
- a CDS encoding GNAT family N-acetyltransferase — protein sequence MNIEYVLLKQNDDFTSLLQLHKTSEILKFIHIDLDNYFNYVTTTDNVYYYKVIENNEIISGFHCQIINSILHLSIFVNPKYHHKGYGTIILYDLIKNKFNFNVTEIRASIEINNLKSIGLFEKVGFIKSTIDDELIEYSYIF from the coding sequence ATGAATATTGAGTATGTACTTTTGAAACAAAATGATGATTTTACAAGTCTTTTACAATTGCATAAAACAAGCGAAATATTAAAGTTTATCCATATTGATTTGGATAATTATTTTAATTATGTGACTACTACTGATAATGTATATTATTATAAAGTGATTGAAAATAATGAAATAATTAGTGGATTTCATTGTCAAATAATTAATAGCATTTTACATTTATCTATCTTTGTTAATCCAAAGTATCATCATAAAGGATATGGAACAATTATTTTATATGATCTAATCAAAAACAAATTTAACTTTAATGTAACTGAAATAAGAGCAAGTATTGAAATTAACAATTTAAAATCAATAGGCTTATTTGAAAAAGTCGGATTTATAAAAAGTACAATTGATGATGAATTAATCGAATACTCATATATTTTTTAA
- a CDS encoding DUF4870 domain-containing protein, translating to MKKEKEKLITSIIWAIQFLNTLIIPVIATLIVYLYYKNKSNYIADVTKQALNSSLSIILYFAIGLAVARGGMYIEFEIDLIFFIFLRSIQFKC from the coding sequence ATAAAAAAAGAGAAAGAGAAATTAATTACTAGTATTATTTGGGCAATACAGTTTCTTAATACATTAATTATTCCTGTAATTGCCACCTTAATTGTTTATTTGTATTATAAAAATAAATCAAATTATATCGCTGATGTTACTAAACAAGCTTTGAACTCTTCATTATCAATAATTTTATATTTTGCTATTGGTTTGGCAGTTGCTAGAGGAGGAATGTATATAGAATTTGAAATAGATTTAATTTTTTTCATTTTTTTACGTTCTATTCAATTTAAGTGTTGA
- a CDS encoding IS1595 family transposase, with amino-acid sequence MINKIDLINELNKLSIKNYEDVFSFIMSFNNPIESKSDICLNCPHCGSVEFVKNGKTNKGIQRYICRECNKSFCDTSNTLLYRSRCTEDIWLKFIDCEISGLSLKETAYYNNLSVTTCFYMRHKLYKAIRNLKMKETLSSKVELDCIYTKINLKGTKPSNMPRHSKKRGNTSAYSGISHHKVCIVAAIDENDNMLLEIAGVGSESMEKYTKYTDKFMDTTLIISDSKPCIQQFANNLGVKNDKVPVIANKKRYTTNLGNSLGDINQLATGITKIIKNSHGVSIRHLQDYLSFYLYKKQLHYRTNRKDHANIMYNLLKYNHHLSNKDTLNFDYPISLKDAYYEYRYGIFA; translated from the coding sequence ATGATAAATAAAATAGATTTAATTAATGAATTAAATAAACTATCTATAAAGAATTATGAAGATGTTTTTAGTTTCATTATGTCTTTCAATAACCCTATAGAATCTAAAAGCGATATTTGTTTGAATTGTCCACATTGTGGTTCAGTTGAGTTTGTTAAAAATGGAAAAACAAACAAAGGAATTCAAAGATACATTTGTCGCGAGTGTAATAAATCATTTTGTGATACATCTAACACTCTTCTTTATAGAAGTAGATGTACTGAAGATATATGGTTAAAATTTATTGATTGTGAAATATCAGGATTATCTTTAAAAGAAACTGCTTATTATAATAATTTAAGTGTCACAACTTGTTTTTATATGCGACATAAGCTTTATAAAGCAATCAGAAACTTAAAGATGAAAGAAACTTTATCTAGTAAAGTTGAATTAGATTGTATTTATACAAAGATAAATCTTAAAGGAACCAAACCATCAAATATGCCTAGACATAGTAAAAAGAGAGGTAATACATCTGCATATTCAGGTATATCTCATCACAAAGTATGTATTGTCGCTGCAATCGATGAAAATGATAATATGTTGCTTGAGATAGCTGGAGTTGGATCGGAATCAATGGAAAAATACACTAAATATACCGATAAATTTATGGATACAACTTTAATTATTTCTGACAGTAAACCATGTATTCAACAATTTGCGAATAATTTAGGTGTTAAGAATGATAAAGTTCCTGTGATAGCTAATAAAAAACGTTATACTACTAATCTAGGTAATAGTTTAGGTGATATTAATCAATTGGCTACCGGGATTACTAAGATTATAAAAAATAGTCATGGTGTATCTATAAGACATTTACAAGATTACTTATCATTTTACCTATATAAAAAACAATTACATTATAGAACTAATCGAAAAGATCATGCAAATATAATGTATAACTTATTAAAATACAATCATCATTTATCTAATAAGGATACGTTAAATTTTGATTATCCAATATCTTTAAAAGATGCTTATTATGAATATCGATATGGGATTTTTGCATAA
- a CDS encoding type II toxin-antitoxin system Phd/YefM family antitoxin produces the protein MPQIIPIRELKNTASISKLVNESKEPIFVTKNGYGSMVMMSMEVYEKEIVKANAANLINNSLEEVKNGAEVIDGAMFLNEMATKYGK, from the coding sequence ATGCCACAAATAATACCAATTAGAGAATTAAAAAATACTGCTTCTATATCTAAATTGGTTAATGAAAGCAAAGAACCTATTTTTGTAACTAAAAATGGCTATGGAAGTATGGTTATGATGAGCATGGAAGTATATGAAAAGGAAATAGTCAAAGCTAACGCTGCTAATTTAATTAATAATTCGCTAGAAGAAGTTAAAAATGGCGCTGAAGTTATCGATGGTGCTATGTTTTTAAATGAAATGGCCACTAAATATGGTAAGTAG
- a CDS encoding type II toxin-antitoxin system RelE/ParE family toxin has translation MEIFKGKIKNIMLFPEANPKISNEKIVNPEVRKCLMSNYIIFYLINFELDRIEVVRVLYNKQNYEKIF, from the coding sequence ATCGAAATTTTTAAAGGTAAAATCAAGAATATTATGCTTTTTCCAGAAGCTAATCCAAAAATATCAAATGAAAAAATTGTTAATCCAGAAGTTAGAAAATGTTTAATGAGTAATTATATAATTTTCTATCTAATTAATTTTGAGTTAGATAGAATTGAAGTAGTAAGGGTTCTATATAATAAACAGAATTACGAAAAGATATTTTAA
- a CDS encoding metallophosphoesterase produces the protein MKYKKRMKKISIFIIAIMGLIVFCIWQNNDIVITDYEYKNTKIPPEFNNYKILHISDLHNKEFGKDQSRLIKYTKEISPDIIVITGDLIDCSHSNIEVSLDYIREAVKISPIYFVSGNHEKSSGVYESLSEKLESYGVIILDNKNLTLQQNDSSINLIGLSDITFMDSNETLVSESLHELVDNHSFNLLLSHRPEFMDVYTDNQVDLALVGHAHGGQVRLPFVGGLIAPNQGLFPAYTSGIHYNENTSMIISRGLGNSILPLRIFNRPELVVITLKNS, from the coding sequence ATGAAGTATAAAAAGCGAATGAAAAAAATATCTATTTTTATTATTGCTATTATGGGGTTAATTGTTTTTTGTATCTGGCAAAATAATGATATAGTCATTACTGATTATGAATATAAGAATACTAAGATTCCACCTGAATTTAATAATTATAAGATATTACATATATCAGATTTACATAATAAGGAATTTGGTAAAGATCAATCAAGATTAATAAAATATACAAAAGAAATTTCTCCAGATATTATCGTTATTACAGGAGATTTAATTGACTGTAGTCATTCAAATATTGAGGTTTCCTTAGATTATATTAGAGAGGCGGTAAAAATTTCACCTATTTATTTTGTCTCTGGTAATCATGAAAAATCGTCAGGAGTTTATGAATCCTTATCTGAAAAATTAGAGTCTTACGGTGTAATTATTTTAGATAATAAGAATCTAACACTTCAACAGAATGATAGTAGTATAAATCTTATCGGATTATCAGATATTACGTTTATGGATTCTAATGAAACATTGGTTTCTGAAAGTTTACATGAGTTAGTTGATAATCATTCTTTTAATCTATTACTCTCACATAGACCGGAGTTTATGGATGTGTATACTGATAATCAAGTTGATTTAGCATTAGTTGGTCATGCCCATGGTGGACAGGTTAGGTTACCTTTTGTGGGTGGACTAATTGCGCCAAATCAAGGGTTGTTTCCAGCCTATACAAGCGGGATTCATTATAATGAAAATACATCAATGATTATAAGTAGAGGGCTTGGAAATAGTATTTTACCCTTAAGAATATTCAATAGACCAGAATTAGTTGTAATTACATTAAAAAATAGTTAA
- the xth gene encoding exodeoxyribonuclease III, whose translation MRFVSWNVNGLRACMKKGFKDFFDQMDADIFAIQETKMQEDQKEFDFKGYYEYWNSADKKGYSGTLIYTKEKPINVMYGIDSKYNDEGRIITLEFADFYFVTVYVPNSQRELMRLDYRMEFEDDFREYLKKLDSVKPVIMCGDLNVAHQEIDLKNPKTNKKNAGFTIEERTKFSNLLESGFTDTFRFLYPEEIKYTWWSYMFKAREKNAGWRIDYFIISNRLEKRLNNSLIFTDVIGSDHCPIALDFE comes from the coding sequence ATGCGATTTGTATCATGGAATGTTAATGGATTAAGAGCTTGTATGAAAAAAGGTTTTAAAGATTTTTTTGATCAAATGGATGCTGATATATTTGCGATTCAAGAAACTAAAATGCAAGAAGATCAAAAAGAATTTGATTTTAAAGGCTATTATGAATACTGGAATAGTGCTGATAAAAAAGGTTATTCTGGTACGTTAATTTATACAAAAGAAAAACCTATTAATGTAATGTACGGAATTGATAGTAAATATAATGATGAAGGTAGAATCATAACCCTTGAGTTTGCAGATTTTTACTTTGTTACTGTTTATGTTCCTAATTCACAAAGAGAATTAATGAGACTAGATTATAGAATGGAATTTGAAGATGACTTTAGGGAATATTTAAAGAAATTAGATTCAGTTAAACCAGTTATTATGTGTGGTGACTTAAATGTAGCCCATCAAGAAATTGATTTAAAAAATCCGAAAACAAATAAAAAGAATGCTGGGTTTACAATTGAAGAACGAACTAAATTTAGTAATTTACTAGAATCTGGCTTTACTGATACTTTTAGATTTCTATATCCTGAGGAAATAAAATATACTTGGTGGAGTTATATGTTTAAAGCCCGTGAAAAAAATGCAGGATGGCGGATTGATTACTTTATTATCTCAAACAGATTAGAAAAACGATTAAATAATAGTTTGATTTTTACCGATGTAATTGGTAGTGATCATTGTCCTATTGCACTTGATTTTGAGTAA
- a CDS encoding (2Fe-2S)-binding protein → MRIEEHPILNFEKERKVIHFTFNNLPVEGYEGDTIASALHALGIKKFSESMNLKRPRGFYCAIGNCSSCNMIVDGVPNVRTCVTLLKEGMDVKVQSNKGELYVK, encoded by the coding sequence TTGAGAATAGAAGAGCATCCAATTCTAAATTTTGAAAAAGAAAGAAAAGTTATTCACTTCACGTTCAATAACCTACCTGTTGAAGGTTATGAAGGAGATACGATTGCATCCGCACTACACGCTTTAGGAATCAAAAAATTTAGTGAAAGTATGAATTTGAAAAGACCTAGAGGATTTTATTGCGCTATTGGAAATTGTTCATCATGCAATATGATTGTGGATGGGGTGCCAAATGTTCGAACGTGCGTTACATTATTAAAAGAAGGTATGGACGTAAAAGTACAGTCCAATAAAGGTGAACTTTATGTTAAATAA
- a CDS encoding FAD-dependent oxidoreductase yields the protein MLNKDLVIIGGGPAGLCAAKMAAEAGQSCLLIDRNRLLGGQLIKQTHMFFGSEKQFAKTRGIDIASKLVDDVKKHSDLIEIWEDATVVGLYNDKVVTVLKNEQYVKIQTKAIIAATGASEKVLAFENSDLPGIYGAGAVQTLMNVYGVKPGNQIVMVGSGNIGLIVSYQLMQAGVKVKSIIEASPKIGGYKVHASKLRRLGVDIETSCTIKKAIGTEAVEKIVTIKLDENWNMIEGTEKEYEVDAVCIAVGLTPLTNLLSMMGCNMKYVSELGGLVPITNHSHETSIENVFVCGDASGIEEASSAIVEGYMTGLIACKKLGKTHTRYGELMEEYNQQINNLRNGPFGEKILLGLKKLGG from the coding sequence ATGTTAAATAAAGATTTAGTGATTATTGGAGGGGGACCTGCTGGCTTATGCGCTGCGAAAATGGCGGCTGAAGCAGGACAAAGTTGTTTATTAATTGACCGTAATCGATTATTAGGTGGTCAATTAATAAAGCAGACACACATGTTTTTCGGTTCTGAAAAACAATTTGCGAAAACTAGAGGGATTGATATTGCGTCAAAACTTGTGGATGATGTGAAAAAACATAGTGACCTTATAGAAATATGGGAGGATGCTACCGTTGTTGGTCTTTACAATGATAAGGTCGTTACAGTATTAAAAAATGAACAATATGTTAAAATCCAGACAAAGGCAATTATCGCTGCAACAGGTGCAAGCGAAAAAGTGTTGGCCTTTGAAAATAGTGATTTACCAGGAATTTATGGCGCTGGTGCTGTTCAAACTTTGATGAATGTCTATGGTGTTAAACCAGGAAATCAAATTGTCATGGTTGGTAGTGGAAATATTGGATTAATTGTTAGTTATCAATTAATGCAAGCTGGTGTGAAAGTTAAATCTATTATTGAAGCTAGTCCAAAAATTGGTGGTTATAAAGTGCATGCTTCTAAACTTCGGCGCCTCGGGGTAGACATCGAGACTTCTTGTACGATAAAAAAAGCCATAGGTACCGAAGCAGTAGAAAAAATAGTTACCATTAAACTTGATGAGAATTGGAATATGATTGAGGGGACAGAAAAGGAATATGAGGTAGATGCAGTGTGCATCGCTGTAGGATTAACACCTTTAACTAATCTTCTTTCAATGATGGGTTGTAATATGAAATATGTGAGTGAGTTAGGGGGATTAGTTCCTATAACTAATCATTCTCATGAAACAAGTATTGAGAATGTTTTTGTTTGTGGGGATGCTTCTGGGATAGAAGAAGCAAGTAGTGCTATTGTTGAGGGATACATGACAGGGCTAATTGCTTGTAAAAAGTTAGGAAAAACACACACACGTTATGGGGAACTTATGGAAGAGTATAATCAACAAATAAATAATCTTCGCAATGGTCCATTTGGAGAAAAGATTCTTCTTGGACTAAAAAAGTTAGGAGGGTGA
- a CDS encoding 4Fe-4S binding protein — MLVKDGVATKEQVYTRYPAHELLIKPKAIIECYESIPCNPCSTSCPFGAITIGDDINNLPKVDFDKCTGCGVCVYSCPGLAIMVCEIFENKARFKIPYEFLPYPKENEVWHAVNRKGEVIGDALIEKVTLTKRQDRTVLVQVLVDEILLYDFVTIRRKL; from the coding sequence ATGTTAGTAAAAGATGGTGTCGCTACCAAAGAACAAGTTTACACTCGTTATCCAGCTCATGAACTCTTAATTAAACCAAAAGCAATCATTGAATGTTATGAAAGTATTCCATGTAATCCTTGTAGTACAAGTTGTCCATTTGGCGCTATAACAATCGGAGATGATATCAATAATTTGCCTAAGGTTGACTTTGATAAATGTACCGGATGTGGTGTCTGTGTTTATAGTTGCCCAGGTTTAGCGATTATGGTATGTGAGATTTTTGAAAACAAAGCCAGATTTAAAATACCTTATGAGTTTTTACCATATCCAAAAGAAAATGAAGTATGGCATGCTGTAAATCGTAAGGGTGAAGTGATTGGTGATGCTTTGATTGAAAAAGTTACCCTTACAAAACGTCAAGACCGTACGGTTTTGGTACAAGTTTTAGTTGATGAAATTTTATTATATGATTTTGTAACCATTAGGAGAAAATTATGA
- a CDS encoding (2Fe-2S)-binding protein — translation MNKKDMIICRCEDVTLQDIHDLMDQGYTSVEELKRILRIGMGPCQGNTCGQLVQREVSKYLNVKLEEVKTYKVRPLTTGVKLNSIKEGANHES, via the coding sequence ATGAACAAAAAAGATATGATTATATGCCGGTGTGAGGATGTTACCTTACAAGATATACATGATTTAATGGATCAAGGCTACACCAGTGTTGAAGAATTAAAACGTATCTTAAGAATAGGGATGGGTCCATGTCAAGGAAATACTTGTGGTCAATTAGTACAAAGAGAGGTAAGCAAGTATTTAAATGTTAAATTAGAAGAGGTAAAAACATATAAAGTTAGACCACTAACAACGGGAGTTAAATTAAATTCAATTAAAGAGGGTGCCAATCATGAAAGCTAA
- a CDS encoding FAD-binding oxidoreductase — MKANYVIVGAGISGCSIAYNLAVKGIKDIVVLDKSYLTSGSTGRCGAGIRQQWGTKMNCLLAKGSIEFFEEAKETLGYDGDIEFKQEGYLIISANEEEDEQFEKNVFLQQSLGIPSRKITKDEAKKIVPHLNTDVIVGATFCPTDGHLNPFKMTDAYFQAAQRLGVKFYFNEEVKDIVVKNRKIKKVISTNLEIKTRNVINAAGGYAKEIGDMAGVDIPVYAENHEILVTEPVEKIQGPMVMSFAKNLYCQQVPHGSFIMGRSNPDVLHNHSNESTWQFLDEMSKTVCEILPVVGNLRVVRQWGGSYTMSPDRQPIIGGTEDLKGFYLACGFSGHGFMFAPMTGILLSQIILKQKTMIDISDLQLNRFKNKQVFTYEKSVV, encoded by the coding sequence ATGAAAGCTAATTATGTGATAGTTGGTGCTGGAATTAGTGGGTGTAGTATCGCCTATAATTTAGCGGTTAAAGGTATAAAAGACATTGTTGTTTTGGATAAATCCTATCTTACTAGTGGTTCAACTGGTAGATGTGGCGCAGGAATTAGACAACAATGGGGAACAAAAATGAATTGTTTATTAGCAAAAGGGAGTATCGAGTTCTTTGAAGAAGCAAAAGAAACTTTAGGGTATGATGGTGACATTGAATTTAAACAAGAAGGGTATTTAATCATAAGCGCAAATGAAGAAGAAGATGAGCAATTTGAAAAGAATGTATTCCTTCAACAGAGTTTAGGGATTCCATCAAGAAAGATAACAAAAGATGAAGCAAAAAAAATCGTTCCACATCTTAATACTGATGTTATTGTGGGAGCTACTTTTTGTCCAACAGATGGCCATTTAAACCCATTTAAAATGACAGATGCTTATTTTCAAGCAGCACAAAGACTCGGTGTAAAATTTTATTTCAATGAAGAAGTAAAAGATATTGTTGTAAAGAATAGAAAAATTAAAAAAGTCATTTCAACAAATTTGGAGATTAAGACAAGAAATGTGATTAATGCAGCAGGCGGTTATGCAAAAGAAATTGGAGATATGGCTGGGGTAGATATTCCAGTTTATGCAGAAAATCATGAGATTTTAGTGACTGAACCAGTAGAGAAGATTCAAGGACCGATGGTTATGTCTTTTGCGAAAAACCTATATTGTCAACAAGTCCCACATGGTAGTTTTATAATGGGGCGTAGTAATCCCGATGTACTTCATAATCATTCTAATGAATCGACTTGGCAATTTTTAGATGAAATGTCTAAAACAGTCTGCGAAATATTGCCAGTGGTTGGTAATCTGCGGGTTGTAAGACAATGGGGTGGATCTTATACCATGTCTCCAGATAGACAACCTATAATTGGTGGAACAGAAGATTTGAAAGGTTTTTATCTTGCTTGTGGCTTTAGTGGTCATGGATTTATGTTTGCTCCAATGACTGGAATTCTTTTATCACAAATAATTTTAAAACAAAAAACGATGATTGATATCAGTGATTTACAACTTAATCGTTTTAAAAATAAACAAGTCTTTACTTATGAAAAATCAGTTGTATAG
- the pruA gene encoding L-glutamate gamma-semialdehyde dehydrogenase — MAIYPYKTEPLVNFNQKENQEKYQAGLKKVEEYLGKTYPLIIGGNRVETNKLVNSYNPASNKELIGSIHQARIKEAEEAMQIALETFKTWSKVNPKVRADVLFKAAAILRRRKFEFSALMTKEAGKPWIEADADTAEAIDFLEFYGRQMLELESIDSKILSRPKMERNEYRYIPLGVGAVITPWNFPLAILAGMTTAAVVSGNTVLLKPASTTQVIAYKFVELLEEAGLPAGVVNFIPGRGSEIGEYIVNHPKTRFISFTGSKEVGISIYEKAAKVQKGQIWLKRVIAEMGGKDAIVVDSGIDVDFAADAIVKSAFGFSGQKCSACSRAIVHQDVYDEVVSKVVEKTNALTVGNPSQFNNYMGPVIDEPAFNRISEYIQIGSKEGKIVAGGKTDSSIGWFVQPTVISDVAPKAQIMQEEIFGPVVAICKVKDFDEAIEVANNTEYGLTGAVISNNRFHLEKAREDFHVGNLYLNRKCTGAIVGYQPFGGFNMSGTDSKAGGPDYLILHMQGKTVSESL; from the coding sequence ATGGCAATTTATCCATATAAAACAGAACCTTTAGTAAATTTCAATCAAAAGGAAAATCAAGAAAAATATCAAGCTGGCTTAAAGAAAGTAGAAGAATATTTAGGGAAAACATATCCACTTATAATTGGTGGAAATCGTGTTGAAACCAATAAATTAGTTAATTCTTACAATCCTGCTAGTAATAAGGAATTAATTGGTTCTATCCATCAAGCAAGGATTAAAGAAGCTGAAGAAGCAATGCAAATCGCTTTAGAGACCTTTAAAACATGGAGTAAAGTAAATCCAAAAGTAAGAGCTGATGTTTTATTCAAGGCAGCAGCTATCTTGAGACGTCGTAAATTTGAATTTAGTGCGTTAATGACAAAAGAAGCAGGAAAACCATGGATTGAAGCAGATGCTGATACAGCTGAAGCAATTGATTTCTTAGAATTCTATGGAAGACAAATGCTTGAATTAGAGTCTATTGATAGTAAGATACTAAGTCGTCCTAAAATGGAACGCAATGAGTATCGTTATATTCCTTTAGGTGTAGGGGCAGTTATTACACCTTGGAATTTCCCGCTAGCTATTTTAGCAGGAATGACTACTGCAGCGGTTGTTAGTGGTAATACTGTTTTATTAAAACCAGCATCAACAACCCAAGTAATCGCCTATAAATTTGTTGAATTACTTGAAGAAGCTGGCTTACCAGCAGGTGTTGTTAACTTTATTCCTGGTAGGGGTTCAGAAATTGGTGAATATATTGTTAACCATCCAAAAACCCGCTTTATTTCATTTACTGGTTCTAAAGAAGTTGGAATCTCAATTTATGAAAAAGCAGCGAAAGTTCAAAAAGGTCAAATTTGGTTAAAACGCGTTATTGCTGAAATGGGCGGAAAAGATGCGATTGTTGTAGATAGTGGAATCGATGTTGATTTTGCTGCTGATGCGATTGTTAAATCAGCCTTTGGTTTCAGTGGTCAAAAATGTAGTGCCTGCTCACGAGCAATTGTTCATCAAGACGTGTATGATGAAGTTGTAAGTAAAGTTGTAGAAAAAACAAATGCATTAACCGTTGGAAATCCATCTCAATTTAATAATTATATGGGACCTGTTATTGATGAACCAGCATTTAATAGAATTAGTGAATATATCCAAATTGGTTCTAAAGAAGGTAAGATTGTTGCTGGTGGTAAGACTGATTCATCGATTGGCTGGTTTGTACAACCAACTGTCATTAGTGATGTTGCTCCAAAAGCACAAATCATGCAAGAAGAAATATTTGGACCAGTTGTTGCTATCTGCAAAGTAAAAGATTTTGATGAGGCTATTGAAGTTGCAAATAATACAGAATATGGATTAACTGGTGCAGTAATTTCAAATAATCGTTTCCATTTAGAAAAAGCACGAGAAGACTTCCACGTTGGTAATTTATATTTGAATCGTAAATGTACAGGTGCTATTGTTGGTTATCAACCATTCGGTGGATTCAATATGAGTGGAACCGATTCAAAAGCGGGTGGACCTGATTATTTAATTTTACATATGCAAGGTAAAACTGTAAGTGAAAGTCTGTAA